The Silene latifolia isolate original U9 population chromosome 4, ASM4854445v1, whole genome shotgun sequence region ctcccgcaagtgactccactcagccagggacgcaccccgaagaataCAGAcatatacaatcaacaacaatcaacaatgacaaattccaacaaccgtcacaataccaatatgatacttttcacaacaatcacaatcaaacaccaaaccacattatgtgactaatactgagtaggaaaaccctacctggaatgcaaacacacagcagacgatcttagcagctgtctcaaaatctctcctctatgaatcctcctcctaacacataatcatacaattactaacaacacaactaatcacaaaaaccctcaatcccataaattagggtttaaacaaatttaatcaaacgctataaaattggtatgtaggatatacccttgacgcaaggatcacaaggatcacaaggacacaaagaacaacgaaatccgacctcccaagctccgggatttgccaataacgcagatgaagagaacaacgtagtttgaaatctcctttgagtgaattaggtttatgaaaagtgtttagggaagaagacgacataaaatatatactaatccgcgttattaacaaaacccgtcaaaacattacccgttaaccgacttactcgatcgagtaactaacgtacttgatcgagtgccacttactcgatcgagtacctgggctactcgatcgagtaccctacaggcagaatactgtttcttaaaacaaaacacccttactcgacagagtaaggcccactcgatagagtacccagagactcataaaaccgtagtattacatccaCCCACCACAATTTGAGAGGATGGGCGCGAAGAGTTGCTTAGGCGGTGAAGGTGTAGGGCCAAATGGTGAGCAATTTCAATCTTGAAGGTAGTGGGGTTGGAGCGAAGGTAAGACCcgagaatttccaactcctccatTCGGAAGTTGTAATTCTCTTCACGGCCGAAAACAGTCCACCCCATATACCGATGCCAAATTCTTATAGCGGCGTTTTGAATCGTGTTGGCCGCTCTTTTGAAGCGGGGGTTATCATCAAGGCCGGTGATAGCCTTCCATAAAGCTCCATGATCAAATGTTTCGGAAGCTTTGTGAGGAGGGCTTGGGTCTAGCCCAAAATGAGAGGCAAAAGTCGGTAGGGTCAAGGAGTTATCGTTATTCATTAACCGGAAATGCAAAAAGGCGACTTTTTGGTTTTGGCGATTCTTGTCAATTCGTAGCGAGCTCAAAAATTCCCAAGTGAGACGGGAATAGGTCTTTTCATGGATATCATACATAAACTTCACACCAATACCCTCAAATAAATCATGGGTCACTCGGTCTAACCCTAACTCTCGTATAGATTGTCTATCAATAAAACGAGTTGGGGTAACGGGGCGTTGTTGGAAAAGCACGAATTTACCTTTCATGGTGATGGAGGAGAACTTGAGATCCGGGAATGCCGGATTTGGACTCATGTCGGATGCCGCGGCCGCCACTAACTCGACTTGTTGTAGAGCCAAATCCCCCTTTCTAACTCTCTTTTTGGGTGCCATTGTTGTTTTTGAGAGAGGGTTAATGGAGGGAATGAAGTTTGTGATTGATTGTTGGTGTTTGGAGGTGGTGGTTTGGGGAAGAGAAGTTGAAGTGTAGAGGGAGAAGGTGTGAGTGTCGTGCATTTTATGAGAATTTTTTTTGCTTGTTTTTGTGTAAAATAGACCGACAGTGTACTCCCTGCCGGCCCgaagaccggctgccggtgcccCGGCTGGGAGTACAAGGCAAATTCCAAAAATCTTTAAAACTTACagcgaactcccagccggtccagggaccggctgccggtaccccggctgggagtacaccCCAATGCTCAATTTCTCACAAATGctttcccagccggtggaccggctgccggcctaccggctggtaccccattttcttccctttttcacaAAATTAACTTGTATATGCACTCCCAGCCGAGGGACCGGCTGTCGGCCTGCCGGTTAGGAGACGCCTCCTCTTCTTTTCTCAACTTTTTCTTCAAGTTTACAGAAACTTCCCAGCCGGTCTGGGGACCGGCTGCCGGTACCCCGGCTGGGAAAACACTTGTGCTCCTTTCCTTCAAATTTCATCTAAAAGTTACAGCTAATTGCCAGCCGGTCCAGGGACCAGCTGCCGGTACCCTGGCTGGGAGTTCATTTACTCACAATTTCTTCAATTTGCCCCTAGCTTCATTTTACTTCTTCAATTGGCCTCGTTTTGCGTGTTTTCGTCTTTCTAAGCCGACTCATTAAGTCGGGAAGAGGCCAATTGAAGGTCACACGCTTGTTCTACATCAAAATCCAAATTCCTTCATGACGACATCCCGTCATCAACCAAATTTCCAAGTAGAAAGGATCCAAAATTCTCATTTACCTATCTAAATGCATGCTATGTACAATTGGTGGTTATTGTGGGACTCCACCAAACCATTTCTTGTTCAAGCTTGAGATTACTCATCCCCCAAGGATGGGGGGCCTTCCAAATCAATTTCACCTCGGGTCTCGATGTGTTGACCCTCATAAAAGTACTTCACTCGGTGTCCATTTACCTTGACGCATTCACCTTTGCTATTCTTCAACTCAAATGATCCATATGGAAACACAGTCACTACTTCAAAGGTTCCCGACCATCGGGACCTCAACTTCCTGGGAAATAATTGGAACCGGAAGTTGAAGAGTAGTACCTTGTCTCCTACAACGATTTCCTTCCTTGTGATCTTCGAGTCATGCCATTGCTTGGTCCGCTCCTTGTAAAGTTTAGCATTTTCATAGGCATCCATCCTCAAATCATCAAGTTCATTGAGTTGAAGGAACCGCTTGTTCCCCGCGGCATCCAAATCATAGTTGAGCTCCTTGAGAGACCATCTTGCTCGATGCTCCAACTCGAGAGGTAAATGGCAAGACTTGCCAAAGACCAAACGGTAAGGAGTGGTGCCGATTGGGGTCTTGTAGGCGGTTCTTAGAGCCCATAACACATCATTGAGTTTAGCACTCCAATCTTTTCTAGACTTGTTCACAACCCGCTCCAAAATAGCTTGATTTGTCGATTCGATACTTTCACTTGCCCGTTGGTTTGGGGGTGGTATGCAAGAGCTACTTTGTGCCGGACGCCGTACTTTTTGAGTAGAGAGTAGATGGTGTGGTTGATGAAATGTGACCCACCATCACTTATAACGGCCCGGGGCACTCCGAAGCGGGGGAAAATGTAGTCCTTGAATAGCTTGGTTACCACTTTTGAATCATTGGTTGGGGCGGCTatagcttctatccatttggacaCGTAATCCACCGCAACCAATATGTATTAGTTGCCAAAGGATGATGGAAACGGTCCCATGAAATCTACGCCCCATACATCAAAGAGATCTACTTCCAAAATGTTGATCAAAGGCATTTAATCTCTCCTTCCAATATTACCCCTTCTTTGacaagaattgcaagaatgaacCATGGCATAAGCATCTTTGAATAGGGAGGGCCAATACAATCCACAATGAAGGACCCGAGCTTGGGTCCTAGAGGTGGACAAATGCCCTCCATACGTAGTAGCATGACAAGCTTGAAGGATTACTTGACCTTCTTCACGAGTGACACATCTTCGATAAATCCTATCATTGCATCTTCTATATAGGAAAGGATCTTCCCATACATATCTCCTAGACTCATACCTTAACTTCTTCTTAGCTTGGTTGTCAAGTTCTTCGGGGATAAAGTTAGAGCTCAagtagttagctatatctgcataccaagggtcGGAGTGCGTGATAGCTAAAATAGAGTCATCGGGCAACCACTCATCAACGGGGATTCCATCATCAACATCCCCTCGGGATTCTCTAGTCAATCTTGATAGGTGATCCGCGACAAGATTCTTGGACCCCGGTTTATCTTTGATTATGATATCAAACTCTTGCAACAACAATACCCAACGAATCAACCTCGGCTTAGCATCCTTCTTGATCATAAGTTGCTTGATGGCGGTCTGATCCGTGTAGACAATGACTTTGGAACATAAGAGGTAAGGTCGGAACTTCTCAAAAGCATACACCACCGCCAACATTTCTTTCTCCGTGGTGGTGTAATTGCATTGAGCATTGTCTAAGGTCTTGCTTATATATGCTATCACATGGAGCTTCTTGTCATGTCTTTGACCCAACACCGCCCCCAATGCAAAGTCACTAGGATCACACATCAATTCGAAGGGGAGGTCCCAATTGGGTGGTTGAACAATTGGAGCCGATACCAAGGCTTGCTTGAGCCTACAAAAACTTTCAACACAAGATTGATCAAATATGAATGGAGTGTCCTTAGCTAAAAGTGAGGTGAGGGGTTTAGcgatttttgcaaaatctttgatAAAACGTCGATAAAACcccgcatggcctaagaaactcctcaCACCCTTGATATTTGTGGGTGGGGGAAGTTTCTCAATCACCTCAACTTTTGCTTTGTCCAATTGGATCCCCTCCTTAGAAATTACATGTCCTAGAACTACTCCCTTTTGTAacataaaatggcacttctcccaattcaatttcaaattgtatCGGATGAAAGTTTGGAAAACAAGGGAGAGATTCTTTAGACAATCATCAAATGAGGTGCCATGGACACTAAAATTATCCATGAACACCTCCATAGACTTCTCTATAAACTCGGAAAAGATAGACATCATGGCCTGTTGAAATGTCCCGGGAGCATTGCAAAGGCCAAACGGCATTCTCCGATATGCGAAGACACCGTAAgggcaagtaaaagtagtctttgcTTGATCATCTGGGTGGATGGGTATTTAAAAAAACCCGGAATAACCGTCAAGAAAGCAAAACTACTCATGGTTCGCAAGTATCtcgagcatttggtcaatgaatggtaaggggaaatgATCTTTGATTGAGGCGGAATTAAGCTTCCTATAATTGATACACATTCTCCATCCCGTGACCGGTCGGGTGGAGATGAGTTCACCTTCCTCATTCTCAACCACGGTCACACCGCCCTTTTTCGGGACGATTTGAACCGGGCTAACCCAATCGCTTCCGGAGATGGAGTAGATAATTCCGGCCTCAAGTAACTTGTAAACTTCCTTCCTTACCACCTCCTTCAATTTCTCATTTAGCCTTCTCATAGGTTGGGCGGAAGGAGTAATCCGTCCTCAAGTGTGATGCGGTGCATGCACACTCGGGGATCGATTATCATGAGGTCATCAAGGCTATACCCAATGGTTTTCTTGTTCTCCTTAAGGACTTTCAAGAGTTTTTCTTTTTGTGAAGCTAATATGTACGCATTGATGATCACGGGAAAGGAGTGTGCCTCATCGAGAAAGGCATACACAAGGGAAGGGGGCAAAGGTTTGAGATCTACCTTAGGAGGGTTCGGCCCCTCAACTTCATCCAAGATAGGTGGTAGTGCTTCATAGTCTTCTTACAAATGCTCCCCGAACACTTGTCCTTAGCTTCTTCAATAACTTCTTCCAACATGTCTATGGAATAGACACTTTCAAACATAGATTGTGACATGGCCCCGGTCAAAGAGAATTCAACAACATTCCCTCCCACCTTGAAGGTGAGTTTCCCCTCCTTGACACTAATATTAACATCTCGGGTTtctaggaaaggtcttcctagtaTGATTGATGTTTGTTGATCCTCCAGAatatcaagtacaacgaaatCCGTCGGGATATATAAGTTGCCAACCTTGACCGGCACATCCTCAATCACACCCATCAGTCTTTGTACCGATCTATCCGCAAGTTGTAATGTTATGGAGGTGGGAATCATGTCATGTAACCCAACTTTCTTCGCAATGGGAAGAGGCAAAATGCTAACACTAGCACCAAGATCACAAAATGCCCTTTTAATGCTCACATTACCCACTGTGCACGGGATGGAAAAACTACCGGGATCTTGTAATTTTTCCGGCTTGGGATTGAGTAAGATTGCACTACATTCTCCTCTAAGAGAGACTAGATCATCTCCTCCAATGCTTCTCTTCTTAGTCAACACATCCTTCAAGAATTTTGTGTAGAGTGGCATTTGCGTCACTACCTCGGTGAAAGGTAATGAAACTTCAAGCTTTTTCAACATATCCAAGAATTTGGAGAACTTCCCCTCCTTATTCATGGCTCTACTTCTATTAGGAAATGGGATTGGAGGGTTAATGGTCTTTTCGGGAGTTGAGGCTTGCTTGGTGTTAGCTACTTCATTTGcttcttttcctttcccttggtCTCTTTCAACCACTCTTTCTTGGTTTCTTTCAACCACTACCTCCTCCAAAATACAGTGATCATCATCCTCAACATAGTCACTCACCTTCTCCTTCTTAGTGTTGTCTACTCTACTTTATGGTGAGGGAGGTGGACTCTCCTCTCCAACGTTCATgacatctctctttctctttgATTCATAATCCTTGTAAGGGTCTTCCAAGTCTTTCCCACTCCTCAAGGTTACCACATGAtcttgttggtgtggtggtggtccaTCCCTAGGATGAGAGCCTTCAGGAGGCAATGAGTGAGGAGccctttgtgaagaagaagggtTTTGGTTGGCCATATATGAATCAAATGTCCGTTGATGTGCTTGGACATTTGAAAGCTcggttttcaagcttttgaattgGTTGTCGACTTTGGAATTCATGTCCCTTAACAATTTCTCAAGAGAAGAGGTGGGGTTGGGTGATTCTATGTATTGTGGTCGATTTTGTGGAGGTTGGTTgaagttttgttgttgttgatacccTTGTTGTTGGTATCCTTGTTGTTGGTATGGAGGATTTTTGTTTTGGTTGCGGTAGTTATCTCTTTGATAGGGTGGGATGTAGTTTGGATTGTCATGTTGTCTTTGGCCTCGGTAGTTAGAGCCTTCGCCTTGGTTTTGGTGGTATGGCCGAGAGTGATCGGGTTTGGGTGGAGGTATATATTGAGGTTGTTGATATTTGGGATCCAATGGTTGCCCCGCATATGAATGCTTCGGGTCTTGATTAGGGAAGCCACGGTAGAGGGTCTCGTGACGTTGGTAGGAGACCCTCGATGCACCTTGCCCTTGGAGAGAAAAGCACTCTTGTTGTTGGTCGTCTTCCGGTATAGATGAACAATACTCAATGGTGTGCCCCACACcgccacaataatcgcaaaaattTGAGGAGGATAGTGCATAGGTGGAGACCTCGGTTCTTGGACGTAATAAACCTTAGAGTGGCTAGGTCCACCTTCATTAGCACGTTTTGATTCCCCATGCTTCTTTGCTAATTTGAATTCTTCAAATTCCTTTGTCAAGGTATCCAATTTTGCCTTGTACTCCATCTCTATCTTGGAGGGTACTTCACTCTTGTGGTCCACATCTCTAGCGTAACTACTCTCCATCTCGGAAATGTTTTGAATCAATTCCGTGATTTGAGCGTTGTTCATTCCATCAAAATTTCCACCGGACGCCGCCACTATCATGTCCCGGAACCTTTGCTCAAGACTTTGAAAGAAGGTTTGGGTGGTCATCCATTTTGGGATGCCATAGTGTGGACAAGATGAGAGAAGGTCTCTAAAACGCTCCCAAGCTTCACTTAGAGTCTCCATTGGTCTTTGTTTGAAAGTTTGAATCTCATGACGAATTCTCGCGGTCTTAGAAGGTGGGTAAAACTTATTGATGAAGGCCTTGGATAGAACTTCCCAAGTGGTGAACGTGCCCGGTTCATGTGAATTTAACCACCTCTTGGCGTTGTCCTTTAAAGTGATGGGGAAGAGCATCAAGAGAATTTGCTCCTTCGTCACACCATTGTGCTTGATGGAACccgctttctctttgaaggaTGTAAGGTGTTGGTGTGCATCTTCATTCTTCATCCCATAGAAAGTGTCTTGTTTCATGTAGTTGATTACATGATGCCGGAGTTCAAATGTATTGGGAGCAAGGGCTCCATAGTTGATAGCCGAACATGCACGGTTGGGGTCCGGTCTATTGTAATAGCCCATAGGTTGGTCCGCCGTGTCTTCGTTTATGAGATTGTTTCTTGGAGATTCGGTTTCGTTTGTATGGTCGGAGTGTTATGAATGTGTTGGTGAATTTTATGGTGAATTGGTGGGTTAAGAGGGTGGAAGAAGAGGGTGGTTGGTCTAAATTATTAATTGTGGAATTTTGGGTAATTGGTGGGTTAAGAGTTGGTGGAGATCCTCGAATTGCCGAAAGAGCTAATCTTCTTCTTGCCTGGAGTATCCTCTCGATCTCGTGATCAAGTGGGAGAAGAGGTCCGATATAGCACCTATTCATGCACTTAACAAAAGATCAAATAGTCCTAATGCAAGAGTTGCACTAGGACAAGGGGAGAAAACAAACAAGCAAGCAACAAATAAAAGAACTAAGCCTAGATGAAAACAACTAATCCTATCCAATATTaacgtccccggcaacggcgccaaaaacttgttgTGCTTTTTATTTGTATTAGCTTCGCAAGTGTACGAATGAACGTTGTAGCTTGCAAAGGTCGAACCCGAGGGACGGCATTATGGTTCTAAGATTAGATATTTAACAACTAGTTTAGTTCAACCGAAATAGGGTTGAGAAGGTTTAACTAACTAGAGGAAATCACTAAACAAAGAGAATTAGATGAATGCTTAAGATGGtgaataacaataattaagagaCTAGGATATTGGGTTCACTCATATAGCTAAGGGGACACAAGCATAGGGTGATAAATTCGAAAGCAAAAGCATAGAaaagactctatctctcgatatgagACTAATCTTTAAGTTAAGATCGATTAAGTCCCCACCTAATCAACTCAACTACAATTTTATCATGTCAATCCTATTTACTAGCCAAGTTCTCACTCAACAAGCAAAGATAGATAATGAAAACACTTAAACCCTCATTCAAGCATTAACACAAACACCTAGCATGCACAATAAAGTTGAGAAGCTTAAGCCCAAGAATTGTAATCTTTCTATTCTATAATCTACCCTTATGATGCTATATGAGATCCCCCTCCATCCTAGTAAGGCACTAATCACACATGCTCATGGTGACAAAAGAAAAAGATGAAGAATTTGACACAAAACAAGGAAGGGAAAACATGCTTGCAATttctactaattaaacaattcaaaatgtaaacaaatgaaagctGAACAACAATAGAGAAAACATTATACCAATAATGAAGACAAAGTTGCAACCTTTGCttaaatagaagaataatcttcaccaatctccaattaacaacccaatactaaatgtaaactattcaacaatattaattctaatctaatataacaaataattaatgattgattaaggaaagattaaagttttAATTAAGGGTTTGCATAAGGTTACGGAAATAACGgaaataatttcagatctagggtatTGTGTCCAAATGATTAAgggaaggggtatttataggttgcACCACAATTAGGGTAAAATTACAAATGGGCTTCAAAATACGGGGGAGTACTCCTAGcgggtgggccggctgccggtgccTGGCCCGGCTGGGAGTTCGCTGGAAGAAAATTGTGATTTTAAAGTCATGAGGTGTCCTCAGCCGGAGGGCGGCTGCCGGTggctgaccggctgggagttcatTGACTTCTTATTTCCTCTTTTTGCTTTCTGAACTTCACCTTgcattcccagccgggtgaccggctgcTGGTGCCTGGCCCGGCTGGGAGTCTCCTGTATTTTTCTTGGTTTTCTTCCTTTTCTCTtgttctcccagccgggtggccggctgccggtgcctggcccggctgggagttctctgtaaCTTCTTCCTCAATTGTTTGCAAAGTGTGTTGTGGGAGCcccagccggctgaccggctgccggcctaccggctgggagcTTATCTCAGcatttcttcctccttcttgcacACTTAGTCTATCAAACCGTCTCCTTTGCTCCGATTCCTCCATCCCCGCCTCAAAACCTGCAAGACGGGCATAATATCATAGACTAGGGAATCGGGGTGCAAAGATGCAAGGAAAGACATATAGAACCGACTCAAATTGAGTCGGAAAGCATGAAAATGGAGGAAGATGGTGCAAATGAATCAAATATCACTACGTTTCTAGATGGGTTGAAGCAAAAGCCACTAGGACCGATGATGCAAAAGTGGTTGGTGAATTCATCAAAACCAACATCTTCTCTTGATTTGGTTTTCCTAAAGCTTTGATAAGTGACCTTGGAACTCATTTTTGCAACAAGGCCATTGGAGCATTGCTCAAAAAGTATGGGGTCATTCATAAGGTATCTACGGCATATCACCCTTAAACCAACGGTTAAGCCGAGATTTCTAATAGGGAGATCGAGGCCATTATAGAGAAGACGGTAAATCCCGATAGAAAAGATTGGAGCTTGAGATTGGACGATGCTTTGTAGGCATATCGAATGGCCTACAAAACACCAATCGGTATGTCCCCTTACCGCCTACATTTTAAGAAACCATGTCATTTTACCGTGGAGCTTCAATATCGGGCTTATTTGGCGATCAAGTCGTTCAATTTACAATTGGATGAAGCGGGTCTACATCGAAAGCTCCAACTCCAAGAATCGAAGAAGTTCCGAAATGATTCTTATGAGTGTGCACTGATTTACAAGTCAAAGACAAGAGCATGGCATTTTAATATGATTTCAAGAAGAGTGTTTCAAGTTGGGGGAGAGAGTCTTATTCTTTCAAAATCGTCTTCGACTTTTCTCGGGAAAATTGCGCTCTAGATGGATGGGACCGTATGAGGTGGTGAGAATTTCCCCCCATGGGGCAATAGAAATTAAGTGTCTAAAAGTCGGGAATGTCTTGAAGGTGAATGGACAAAGACTTAAGCATTATCATGAAGGTGCTAAAGTGGGTGGAGGGGAAACACTACACCTTGTGAATCCTTTTTATGAAGATTAAGCGAGAAGTGCAAccttgtcgagccatcgacgttaaataaacgataaata contains the following coding sequences:
- the LOC141651666 gene encoding uncharacterized protein LOC141651666, whose protein sequence is MGYYNRPDPNRACSAINYGALAPNTFELRHHVINYMKQDTFYGMKNEDAHQHLTSFKEKAGSIKHNGVTKEQILLMLFPITLKDNAKRWLNSHEPGTFTTWEVLSKAFINKFYPPSKTARIRHEIQTFKQRPMETLSEAWERFRDLLSSCPHYGIPKWMTTQTFFQSLEQRFRDMIVAASGGNFDGMNNAQITELIQNISEMESSYARDVDHKSEVPSKIEMEYKAKLDTLTKEFEEFKLAKKHGESKRANEGGPSHSKVYYVQEPRSPPMHYPPQIFAIIVAVWGTPLSIVHLYRKTTNNKSAFLSKGKVVVERNQERVVERDQGKGKEANEVANTKQASTPEKTINPPIPFPNRSRAMNKEGKFSKFLDMLKKLEVSLPFTEVVTQMPLYTKFLKDVLTKKRSIGGDDLVSLRGECSAILLNPKPEKLQDPGSFSIPCTVGNVSIKRAFCDLGASVSILPLPIAKKVGLHDMIPTSITLQLADRSVQRLMGVIEDVPVKVGNLYIPTDFVVLDILEDQQTSIILGRPFLETRDVNISVKEGKLTFKVGGNVVEFSLTGAMSQSMFESVYSIDMLEEVIEEAKDKCSGSICKKTMKHYHLSWMKLRGRTLLR